Proteins encoded within one genomic window of Pirellulales bacterium:
- the nadC gene encoding carboxylating nicotinate-nucleotide diphosphorylase encodes MKSAGLAWAQTESLAAEKLIELAWQEDLAGLADCTTSSLVADRTLAAASFVPRKAGILAGLPVLAQIAAKFDPAIVVEYLAQDGEHIPAQRAVARMTGPARSLLTAERTMLNFLCRLSGIATLTGQFVLAVAGTRARILDTRKTTPGWRALEKYAVRCGGGQNHRFGLYDAILIKDNHLAFGAEAAAAEKFTPAMAVRHAREYQRQHPAKFAMEPTLTIEVDSLTQLSEVLTGDFPANAVTAERLLPDNVLLDNMSCEQLREAVRMRDQLAPGVLLEASGGVNLYTVAGIAATGVERISVGAITHSAPILDLGLDWE; translated from the coding sequence ATGAAAAGCGCGGGTCTTGCTTGGGCACAAACCGAATCCCTAGCAGCGGAGAAGCTGATCGAACTGGCCTGGCAAGAGGATTTAGCGGGGTTGGCAGATTGCACGACATCCTCCCTCGTAGCGGATAGGACATTGGCCGCTGCCTCTTTTGTCCCGCGGAAGGCGGGAATTCTGGCGGGTTTACCTGTTTTGGCGCAGATTGCCGCCAAATTTGATCCTGCCATCGTTGTTGAGTATCTCGCCCAGGACGGGGAACACATCCCTGCGCAGCGGGCCGTCGCCCGGATGACGGGGCCCGCGCGAAGCTTATTGACCGCGGAACGGACGATGCTGAATTTTTTGTGCCGCCTTAGCGGTATTGCCACATTGACGGGGCAATTTGTCTTGGCGGTTGCCGGGACCCGTGCCCGAATATTAGACACGCGCAAGACGACACCCGGTTGGCGTGCCCTGGAAAAGTACGCTGTCCGTTGTGGCGGCGGACAAAATCACCGGTTCGGTCTGTACGATGCCATTTTAATTAAGGACAATCATCTGGCATTTGGCGCGGAAGCAGCAGCGGCGGAGAAATTTACACCCGCAATGGCGGTGCGTCATGCCAGGGAATATCAGCGGCAGCATCCAGCAAAGTTTGCCATGGAGCCGACTTTGACCATCGAAGTTGACAGTTTGACGCAATTATCAGAGGTCTTGACCGGCGACTTTCCAGCAAATGCAGTTACCGCAGAACGTCTGTTACCTGATAATGTCTTATTGGATAATATGTCTTGCGAGCAGTTACGCGAGGCGGTGCGAATGCGAGATCAGTTGGCACCAGGAGTGCTTTTGGAAGCAAGTGGCGGAGTCAACCTGTACACGGTCGCTGGGATTGCCGCCACCGGGGTGGAACGGATCAGCGTGGGGGCGATCACTCATTCGGCCCCGATCTTGGATTTGGGTTTGGACTGGGAATAG
- a CDS encoding protein kinase has product MAPTNPEKDDLYIQKLAELDECLHRGKTEAEEEIFRSCDPELAQRLAHTAVLLRALNSLSAGQSATRHPATVNSPPPEPYLAEEETDWPTLNTPRAQNILPDLLSFQPRTLGRFVIERELGRGGHGIVYLAQDRQIQRHVAIKVPRLESLLDENLRNRFELEAQAAGSLSHPNIVAVYEVDLTLPVCFIVTEYVAGPSLVNWSKSQRHRSPRVAAQIIAQLADGVQHAHVRGVIHRDIKPSNVLLAPHRESAGFSADPIPATDLKFVPKLADFGLAKLTEADQKTRTGTILGTPAYMSPEQMRGEIRQIGIASDIYALGVLLYELCAGEIPFAGANDPDTVRRVLQGQPVPLRTVNPAVSRDLQTICHKCLEHEPTRRYATAAALADDLNSYLAGRPITARPVSWTEKAVRWCLANSVLAASLMITFLVLNVATVGWLWYRDRLDDATAARKAGEYYTHLSRAREQMQERSFGWSQPVEQELHAAANLDVPNRKATELRSIIAEMSLRPDMREIATVGQGVVAYSLAFSADGNQLAIGPNHTDVGLAITVQIWDLTSQPPTKRDVTFPIDFDFQTRSGKPDGVRSLLFDSVKNRLFAGARSGQIHVWDLSVYPATRISWLAHSQNVNSLFLTSSDRLLSGAEPGELAIWDINTQSALTRHELIGKTLPLAWHPGWGKLIAGTERGAYMVDPDTLAVETLYIPQNRIVSYPAIPPNGEIYSIGLGYGGSLPVYDSHTRGLLGTFVDRNLTTGSKPHEHIFESLKYLNSSNFIISSSSDQRCKIWDVAAQDMVNQILLSGDAHLQTAIDPVGNRLALAQERQTKIYQIENNLTWNALAHQPEFLCRFAVAADSQELITLRTPRETNGNSVLSSWNWQTGRKTREIFCTASFHATKVRVFQPQKQEDIWYGEGIISRFPNQNHAWTLDFLVNHFNTFVADSDGSCYVAWMRDGKNGNRPDVIQRISADGPRVICEWSTAIAGTTPKFLGEIYEMCIGGSRLAASHGSRIHIFNKENLQHQRTIAVAADTIEPLCWLPDYRRLVAGTQKGHVLLVDGIDGRILHDLDISSDKITSVACTSNGQLIAVGTIDKFIHFFGVAGDRLELLWKLPVNKSVIQLDFFNHNQGLAILLNGENAIRLLNLKRLNEKFAEFDLNPSIQIIGSPDHASESSTPLAPPPSDPYLNKLSPVLRTDFPKLDYPNLCRHVSDWAPTQGYSIAIPLYNLAFDDTDQSITALAFRADAAVAREIPLGELPPILDTAEINDSGEFLRRALKWGLSQPEPCYAIPNHHLGLDKNQQTLFGAVFLKLSAGEIRRIDTTDYPEIRRKNFFVRLPALQEYARQHGYLAAYPTYGEEETPDDRRVEVLFFKQGAGDIVEIPQPTSNVAK; this is encoded by the coding sequence ATGGCCCCCACCAACCCTGAAAAAGATGATCTTTACATCCAGAAACTAGCGGAACTGGATGAATGTCTGCACCGGGGTAAAACCGAGGCGGAGGAGGAGATCTTTCGCTCTTGCGATCCCGAACTGGCCCAACGATTAGCCCATACCGCGGTCCTTTTGCGAGCTTTAAATTCTCTCTCTGCTGGGCAATCGGCCACGCGGCACCCCGCGACAGTAAATTCCCCGCCCCCTGAACCTTATCTTGCAGAGGAAGAGACTGACTGGCCAACTCTGAACACCCCCCGCGCGCAAAACATTCTCCCTGACTTGTTAAGTTTCCAACCTCGCACGCTAGGCCGATTTGTCATAGAACGAGAATTAGGCCGTGGCGGACATGGGATTGTCTATTTGGCCCAAGATCGGCAAATCCAACGGCACGTGGCAATTAAGGTGCCGCGACTAGAAAGCCTCTTGGATGAAAATCTGAGGAATCGCTTTGAACTTGAGGCCCAGGCCGCGGGGAGCCTGTCGCACCCGAACATCGTCGCGGTCTACGAAGTTGATTTGACGTTGCCGGTTTGCTTTATCGTTACCGAATATGTAGCCGGGCCATCGCTGGTGAATTGGTCAAAATCCCAAAGACATCGTTCGCCCCGGGTCGCGGCGCAAATCATTGCCCAACTGGCCGATGGCGTCCAACACGCCCATGTGCGCGGAGTGATTCACCGCGATATTAAACCCAGCAATGTGCTGCTGGCTCCGCATCGTGAATCAGCCGGTTTTTCGGCTGACCCTATCCCCGCCACGGACTTGAAGTTTGTCCCCAAACTGGCCGACTTTGGCCTGGCCAAATTGACCGAGGCCGACCAAAAAACCCGGACCGGCACCATCCTCGGGACCCCCGCGTATATGTCACCCGAACAGATGCGCGGTGAAATACGCCAGATTGGCATTGCCAGCGATATCTATGCCCTGGGCGTGCTGTTATACGAGCTTTGCGCGGGGGAGATCCCGTTTGCAGGCGCGAACGATCCTGACACGGTCCGACGGGTGTTGCAGGGGCAGCCTGTACCACTGCGCACGGTAAACCCCGCTGTCTCGCGCGATTTGCAAACGATTTGCCATAAATGCCTGGAACACGAGCCCACGCGACGGTACGCCACGGCGGCGGCCCTGGCGGACGATCTAAACTCTTATCTGGCGGGTCGGCCCATTACCGCGCGGCCGGTCTCTTGGACGGAAAAAGCGGTGCGGTGGTGTCTGGCAAATTCCGTCCTGGCCGCTTCGCTCATGATTACCTTCTTGGTGCTCAATGTCGCGACTGTGGGTTGGCTGTGGTATCGAGATCGGCTGGATGACGCAACGGCGGCCCGTAAAGCGGGAGAGTATTACACTCACCTTAGCCGGGCGCGGGAACAAATGCAGGAGCGCAGCTTTGGCTGGAGCCAGCCCGTCGAACAGGAACTGCACGCGGCGGCCAACCTGGACGTACCCAATCGCAAGGCGACGGAACTGCGCAGCATAATTGCGGAAATGTCCCTGCGACCGGATATGCGCGAGATTGCGACCGTGGGCCAGGGGGTGGTGGCGTATAGCTTGGCGTTTAGCGCTGACGGCAATCAACTGGCCATCGGGCCCAATCATACGGATGTGGGGTTGGCAATTACTGTGCAAATTTGGGATCTGACGAGTCAACCGCCGACCAAGCGGGACGTCACTTTTCCGATTGATTTTGATTTTCAAACTCGTTCCGGCAAGCCGGATGGCGTTCGGTCACTGTTATTTGATTCCGTCAAAAACCGGTTATTTGCCGGTGCACGCAGCGGCCAGATTCATGTATGGGATTTGTCAGTATATCCTGCGACCAGGATAAGTTGGTTAGCGCATAGTCAAAATGTAAACTCGCTTTTTTTAACGTCCTCGGATCGACTGCTGAGCGGTGCCGAACCCGGGGAACTGGCCATTTGGGATATCAATACCCAGTCGGCCCTGACCCGTCATGAATTAATAGGCAAAACCTTGCCGCTGGCCTGGCATCCGGGGTGGGGCAAATTGATCGCGGGGACCGAACGGGGGGCGTATATGGTTGATCCCGACACCTTGGCGGTCGAAACCCTCTATATTCCACAAAATCGTATCGTTAGTTATCCCGCGATTCCCCCAAATGGCGAAATTTACTCTATTGGGTTAGGATACGGCGGGAGTCTGCCTGTTTATGACTCGCATACACGCGGCCTGTTGGGGACATTCGTTGATCGAAACCTAACGACTGGATCAAAACCACATGAACATATCTTTGAATCGCTGAAATATTTGAATTCCTCAAATTTCATCATTTCCTCGTCAAGTGACCAGCGGTGCAAAATTTGGGACGTGGCCGCCCAAGATATGGTCAATCAAATACTTTTATCCGGCGATGCCCATTTGCAAACGGCGATTGACCCGGTGGGAAATCGCTTGGCCCTGGCGCAAGAGCGGCAAACTAAAATCTATCAGATAGAAAACAACCTGACTTGGAACGCGCTCGCGCATCAACCGGAATTCCTTTGCCGGTTTGCGGTTGCGGCGGACAGCCAAGAATTGATTACCTTGCGAACGCCGCGTGAAACCAACGGAAATTCCGTCTTAAGCTCTTGGAATTGGCAAACCGGGCGAAAAACACGTGAAATTTTCTGCACTGCAAGTTTTCATGCGACAAAAGTTCGAGTATTTCAGCCACAAAAGCAGGAGGATATCTGGTATGGCGAAGGCATCATCTCGCGTTTTCCAAATCAAAATCATGCCTGGACACTGGATTTTCTCGTCAATCATTTTAACACTTTTGTGGCTGACAGCGACGGTAGTTGTTATGTGGCCTGGATGCGCGATGGGAAGAATGGCAATCGTCCCGACGTGATTCAAAGAATTTCCGCCGACGGTCCCCGGGTCATTTGTGAATGGTCCACCGCAATTGCCGGAACCACGCCCAAGTTCTTGGGCGAAATTTATGAAATGTGCATTGGGGGAAGCCGACTTGCGGCCAGCCACGGCTCGAGGATCCATATATTTAACAAAGAAAACCTGCAACATCAGCGGACGATCGCTGTTGCAGCGGACACGATCGAACCCCTCTGTTGGTTGCCGGATTACCGGCGTTTGGTGGCAGGAACCCAAAAGGGGCATGTTTTATTAGTGGATGGGATCGATGGCCGGATTCTCCACGATCTTGATATTAGCAGTGATAAAATTACATCCGTGGCTTGCACCAGTAATGGCCAACTGATCGCGGTGGGAACGATTGACAAATTCATCCACTTTTTTGGTGTGGCGGGGGATCGTCTGGAGCTGCTTTGGAAATTGCCAGTTAATAAAAGTGTAATTCAACTTGACTTTTTTAATCATAACCAGGGATTGGCGATCTTACTCAATGGTGAAAATGCGATCCGCCTACTAAACCTTAAAAGATTAAATGAAAAATTTGCGGAGTTTGACCTTAATCCTTCGATACAGATAATCGGATCACCGGATCATGCCAGCGAATCCAGCACTCCCCTGGCTCCGCCTCCTTCTGATCCGTACTTAAACAAACTTTCTCCAGTGTTGCGCACGGATTTTCCCAAACTCGACTACCCCAACCTTTGTCGACATGTTTCAGATTGGGCTCCAACGCAAGGATATTCCATTGCCATACCACTCTATAATTTGGCCTTCGATGACACTGATCAATCCATTACCGCCTTGGCCTTTCGCGCGGATGCGGCTGTGGCTCGTGAAATTCCTTTGGGAGAACTTCCGCCGATACTTGATACCGCTGAAATTAACGATAGCGGCGAGTTCTTGCGCCGCGCGCTCAAGTGGGGCCTTAGCCAACCTGAACCGTGCTATGCCATCCCCAACCACCATTTAGGACTGGACAAGAATCAACAGACACTATTTGGCGCGGTATTTCTCAAATTATCCGCGGGCGAAATTCGCCGGATCGACACCACTGACTATCCCGAGATTCGCCGTAAGAATTTTTTCGTACGGCTCCCCGCCCTGCAGGAGTACGCCCGCCAGCATGGCTATTTGGCTGCGTATCCCACGTACGGTGAGGAAGAAACGCCCGATGATCGACGTGTCGAGGTGTTATTCTTTAAGCAAGGGGCCGGGGATATTGTGGAGATACCGCAACCAACTTCCAACGTTGCCAAGTAA
- a CDS encoding sigma-70 family RNA polymerase sigma factor: MGRDDLSANEADSGFISTSALGSLLVAAQAGDLGAKNELFDQIKNYLWLIANHEIPPELNAKVAPSDLVQDTLIEAHVDFSDFQGSEPGELLSWLKKILLHNAQNARRRYTQTHKRNPSQEQTLETSPDSTVKSIEPAHNDPSPSAILSSTELNQSITAAIQLLPSDYQLVLNLRYHENLPFPDIARRMQKTPDAVHKLWERAINKLQQVMAKLHGPHQP; this comes from the coding sequence ATGGGCAGAGATGATTTGTCGGCTAACGAAGCGGACTCAGGGTTCATCTCAACGTCGGCTTTGGGTTCTTTACTTGTAGCCGCTCAGGCGGGGGATCTCGGGGCCAAAAACGAACTTTTTGACCAGATAAAAAACTATTTGTGGTTGATTGCCAATCATGAAATACCCCCTGAACTCAACGCGAAAGTAGCCCCTTCCGACTTAGTGCAAGATACGCTGATCGAAGCACACGTTGACTTTTCTGACTTTCAAGGGTCGGAGCCTGGCGAACTTTTAAGTTGGCTGAAAAAAATCCTCCTGCACAATGCCCAGAATGCCCGTCGGCGGTACACTCAAACCCATAAACGCAATCCTAGTCAAGAACAAACCCTCGAGACTTCCCCAGACTCTACCGTTAAAAGCATCGAACCAGCTCACAACGACCCGTCACCCAGCGCGATCTTATCTTCCACCGAACTGAATCAGTCGATCACCGCGGCCATACAACTCTTACCTTCCGACTATCAACTTGTCTTAAATTTACGCTATCATGAAAATCTCCCATTTCCGGATATTGCCAGGAGAATGCAAAAAACTCCCGATGCGGTTCATAAACTATGGGAGCGGGCAATCAACAAATTGCAACAGGTGATGGCAAAACTACATGGCCCCCACCAACCCTGA